The genomic DNA CCGGCAAGGTTTGCGGGAGCATGTCCATGTGTAACGGAGTGCAAGGCGGTGGCCGAGTCCTCAAATACGTCGTAGAATGCCATTAGCGATAGTCTCTTCTAGAGACCAGTTTTTCTGAATCAAGNNNNNNNNNNNNNNNNNNNNNNNNNNNNNNNNNNNNNNNNNNNNNNNNNNNAGAGAGAGAGTGCATCTCTGGTTAGAAGTGCCCAGAACGAGTTGTAtctgttggaaattgagctaggagggcaagttggtgtgacagagagagttggagaactgttgttttattcaacaaacgcatggtttttataattgactagagtgatTACTAGATACGAGTAAGAGCATAAAGTGCAAAACCCAACACTTCCCCTCACTTTATGATAGGGAATATCACAGTCAATAGCATGCAGAGGcacatggcccaccatccaggttccagggctctcatggcccaccatccaggctccagggctctcatggcccaccatccaggctccagggctctcatggcccaccatccaggctccaggggaaacacaacacagcccctccattcgggttccaggggaaaacacaacagcccctccattcgggttccaggggaaacacacacacccctccattcgggttccagggaaacacagcccctccattcgggttccaggggaaacacagcccctccattcgggttccagggaaacacagcccctccattcgggttccaggggaaacacagccctccattcgggttccaggggaaacacagcccctccatgAACGGGCACAAGGCAACCACAAACCGGGCACAACAGGCCCACCACGAACCGAGCACAACAGGCCCACCATGAACCGCCGGCAAGATGGCAGGCCATTGTGCAGTTCCGAGCCTTGAATAAAGAGCAGGGCGAACCCATCTCTAAATTCGCCGAGCATTGCAACAGCACGCTAAACTGTGCggctttgaaaagaatttaACGAGCatgatccaatcaaaatggcGACCAAGATAGTGTTGGGTTTTGCACTTTATGCTCTTACTCGTATCTAGTAatcactctagtcaattataaaaaccatgcgtttgttgaataaaacaacagttctccaactctctctgtcacaccaacttgccctcctagctcaatttccaacagaTACAACTCGTTCTGGGCACTTCTAACCAGAGATGCTGTGATTCAGAAAAACTGGTCTCTAGAAGAGACTATCGCTAATGGCATTCTACGACGTATTTGAGGACTCGGCCAACGCCTTGCACTCCGTTACACATGGACATGCTCCCGCAAACCTTGCCGGGGAATACCCATTTGTTGGCCGAACCACAGGTCCAGCTCCCAACTACAGACACCGTCGCGCTGGGCCAAGAATTCAAAACGGAGTTCCTTGCTACAAGTGCGGTGCAAACAAGAACCATCCCCCAGGAACTTGCCCAGCAAGAGATCAAACTTGCTCATTATGCCACAGAATGGGTCATCCTGCTATAGTGTGCCGTAGTGCGCCGAGATTTGACACGGGGACAAACCAAAGGCACAACCAACCTgtcaagaaaaagatcaagaggTTCGTGGAATGCTTCAGGAAGATATTATCGAGCTCCACCATGGGCCTGCACCTAAAAACCAGGGACAGATCAGAATAACAAAAGACCTATGCAGCCTAAACCAAAGTTTGGTCAATAGCCATGTTCCAATCCCCACAATCGAATAAATAAGGCTGGCCTGGTGGGATGTAAAGTTTTTTCCAAGCTTGACTTTTAATTATCCTTCCACCAACTGGCTCTAGCTAAATCATCTCAGAATCTCACCGCTTTTTGGGTCAATGGCGCATTTTACCATTTCAAACGACTACCCATGGGGGTCAAGCCTACATCAGGCGAATTCATGAAGGCCATACAGGAAAGGTTCAGCGACATTCCTGGCCTACATGCTGTGCACGACGACATTTTGATCGCCGCCGCTACCTACAAAGAGCACGACCGGACCATCAAGACCTTTTTGGAGTGACTCCTTCATAGTGGCATGACCCTGAACCCAGACAAATGTCTATTCAGACAGCAAGAGATCCCCTTTTGGAGTATGAGGATCTCAAGTGATGGAGTCAAGCTGGACGCAGACCGTGTTCAGCGGCTGCAAGACGCTAGCCAGCCGCGGAACAAGAATGAACTGATCTCTTTCCTGTACGCGTACATGTCCCGCTCAAATACGGATTTCATTCCCTTAATTGCCCGTGAGACCCCACTCCTACGATCTCTCACCAAAAAGCATGCCAAGTTCCTTTGGACTAATGCCCATAATAACGAGTTCGAGCACCTGAAAAATTCACTCCATGATCAGGACATGTCTGACCTACTTTGACACCTCACTTCCTGTttcgtccaccagccaggggtgaaaggtcctgagttattgaattcccgtggtgaacggaaacatggaactcctgacccaagcacaaggtaaaaataccttgatagctctctaaaatggagagcacctagtacatgggcttaaatttcttagacctatcttaaggcctccggttataatCCTAATCAGGGCCTACGAGCactagtttgagcttcctttatcagggcttcaaacaatcgtcaatcaattgactaaggatacaaattgctagctacctctactccccacggttacaGACCAATCTCGGTTGcctggcatacctgggccaatcttcaaggctaactatcctgcaaaatgtggtcactatcctagtccTAGATTGTACATCATTTACATAtatgtcatattaggatgatgtactcgattgtggacggaacatactcccccccttggccttatgcaataagccaacacaaacttggttacaggggaaaaaaaggggcaacaatttgcaaatgaaaaggagcgatgagcgacagctgaaaggtaacTCATAAAACAATGTTAGAATAATCATGACTTGTCTACAACAtaatatttctgaaaaagaatgagtgaTCGGAGGGGTTGGGGAAAGACAAAAggataaatgaaaaaagcaagagCATTAACTTACAGCACCCTTGCTAGACAGCTGATTCCCTAATCTGTTCGGAGTCTtgtacttcacttttgctaCTATCTCTTCAATCAGATATCTTAGAGCCTTACAATTTAGACCtggaaaaacttgcccaaaatcatctaaactcccttctttctttgtcactcTCTCTGTAACGACCAGATTATTTTCCTTGCTGGACTTCTCAGNNNNNNNNNNNNNNNNNNNNNNNNNNNNNNNNNNNNNNNNNNNNNNNNNNNNNNNNNNNNNNNNNNNNNNNNNNNNNNNNNNNNNNNNNNNNNNNNNNNNNNNNNNNNNNNNNNNNNNNNNNNNNNNNNNNNNNNNNNNNNNNNNNNNNNNNNNNNNNNNNNNNNNNNNNNNNNNNNNNNNNNNNNNNNNNNNNNNNNNNNNNNNNNNNNNNNNNNNNNNNNNNNNNNNNNNNNNNNNNNNNNNNNNNNNNNNNNNNNNNNNNNNNNNNNNNNNNNNNNNNNNNNNNNNNNNNNNNNNNNNNNNNNNNNNNNNNNNNNNNNNNNNNNNNNNNNNNNNNNNNNNNNNNNNNNNNNNNNNNNNNNNNNNNNNNNNNNNNNNNNNNNNNNNNNNNNNNNNNNNNNNNNNNNNNNNNNNNNNNNNNNNNNNNNNNNNNNNNNNNNNNNNNNNNNNNNNNNNNNNNNNNNNNNNNNNNNNNNNNNNNNNNNNNNNNNNNNNNNNNNNNNNNNNNNNNNNNNNNNNNNNNNNNNNNNNNNNNNNNNNNNNNNNNNNNNNNNNNNNNNNNNNNNNNNNNNNNNNNNNNNNNNNNNNNNNNNNNNNNNNNNNNNNNNNNNNNNNNNNNNNNNNNNNNNNNNNNNNNNNNNNNNNNNNNNNNNNNNNNNNNNNNNNNNNNNNNNNNNNNNNNNNNNNNNNNNNNNNNNNNNNNNNNNNNNNNNNNNNNNNNNNNNNNNNNNNNNNNNNNNNNNNNNNNNNNNNNNNNNNNNNNNNNNNNNNNNNNNNNNNNNNNNNNNNNNNNNNNNNNNNNNNNNNNNNNNNNNNNNNNNNNNNNNNNNNNNNNNNNNNNNNNNNNNNNNNNNNNNNNNNNNNNNNNNNNNNNNNNNNNNNNNNNNNNNNNNNNNNNNNNNNNNNNNNNNNNNNNNNNNNNNNNNNNNNNNNNNNNNNNNNNNNNNNNNNNNNNNNNNNNNNNNNNNNNNNNNNNNNNNNNNNNNNNNNNNNNNNNNNTTCTTGATACACATCCCGAAAAGTTGGCCACCACTGAAAGAATTTCTTTGCACTATCTCCCGAGAATACTGGAACCTCCAACGTGGGCAGCTTATAGGTAGCTAGCGCCCCTAGGTGTCCTGGAACCATGGTGTCCACATCCCCTAACCATGAATTCTTtctgttccgtgcacaattgagtacattatcctaatatgatatggatgaaTGATGTATGGAATGTACACAATAGTTCACGgaacggtgtttatcaaaatgttaagataatgtatgttattatcttgggaaaatcacaaagttgttggattgcccatcgtgtagtccgtttgtcggtcagatgtcgaccaaatgccaccctaatgctcgtagtgacgtcgtgatccatcataaccagctcctccagcccttgatcatagatgtacaatgtcgctggaaccggttgtatcaaagagctttgtgattcagtgtgaaccAATCTTTacgtcgttcctatcaccaagcacccagagggctggtcagcccagctacaaccatgggtgaggaatgacGGATACAtggttgaagggaggagacaacaggaaattctcggtcatcaaaaacgacattcttgtgatcattttgagaagggggaagaaaATCGGAATAtgcaatctcatcctcaataatcgatgtcaccaaaatgtcgttcagacccagtggtggtcagatgtgacccACATCCCACACCCTACAAaagaggcagacataatccattgtcggcaatccgggaaaccccttgatggccaatgtggctagcctgacgaaaggaggtcaacgctggacattggtatgtgaaaatctctgttgcggtcagatgtcatgcaagtgcaacagttttaccgaagaaaccgtcgccgtccaccaagggccctggaataacccgtttagcctccatgtggaagaggcggACGCCAACATTGCAAGGGGAAAGTTGAACCAAcggacagtcacatttttgcgctcgaggagagcagagtcacatttttgcgctcgaggagagcagagtcataattttgcgctcgaggagagcagaggcaccttttggatctcgaggagataagtcacatCTTTCGTGCTCAAGCAGAACAGGGTTATGTTGGAACACCCGAAGTGAAAGGACCTCTCTGATCGTGAAGCTCTACTCGTTGGATGAACAAAGGACAATTGTGCTAACGTGCTGGAAAAACTCGACACACAGTTCATTAAAACAATTGATTGGCAAGAAATATCAAGAGGTGTCTAACTTCCAAGTGCGAGAGAGCAGCAATCGTTTCGATGAAAACCCAGTATATATACCTTAGCGACTAGATGAGTGAGCACATTTTGCAAGAATAGTTAgcccttgaagattggcccaggtatgccgAACACCGAGAATGatgatctgggaccaatggggagtagaggtagctaggcgattttgtatccttagtcatttgatgattgttttagggccctgataaaggaagctcaaaactattgctcgtatgccctgattagggttataaccggaggccttaagataggtctaagaaattttaagcccttgtactaggtcctctccatctttgagagctatcaaggtacttttacctagtgcttgggtcaggagttccatgtttccgttcacccaccgggaattcaataagtcagggacctttcacccctggctgggGACGGAACACTTTCTGAGGGGGAATCCAGGGTTGAATTTGGTAGTTTCAATCAACGTTGGTATCGATCCAGAAGCTGTCAGGACTGTTGGGACTTGTGAGATTTTGCCTTATCTCCCCATAGGCGCTGGCGTGGCCCTGGGAGAATCCGTATTCGGGAATTGGGTCTCCTCCAGTCGGGTTGATTTCCACTAGTTTGTCTTGCATGTTTTCTACACTCCTTGTCCTGTGCGATGATTGTTCAACTCTCTTTCCATCTCAATTTTGCAACTGTGTGTACACTTCGTGACTGACATGTATtttctgactagactggtTTATATACAATTGACTAGAATCCAtttaacattgaaggagcatgagcaacatgctcatcaccgggatatcacatctccctTACACAGGGAGGGGAGAGTCATCCgggatcacgaggccgtcccacaacagggatcacgaggccgtccACACCGGGATCATGAGGCCGTCCCAacagggatcacgaggccgtcccacacagggatcacgaggccgtcccacaCAGGGATCACAAGGCCGTCCCACACCGgagccgtccaggaacacgagcgtccaggaacacgagcCGTCAGTAACACGGTGCCAAACCNNNNNNNNNNNNNNNNNNNNNNNNNNNNNNNNNNNNNNNNNNNNNNNNNNNGGGCGGGTCACGGTGCTAACCGGGTCACGAGGCGTCTGGGTACGGgtcacggtgccaaccgggcGGGTCACGGTGCTAACCGGGTCACGAGGCGTCTGGGTACGGGTGTTTGGCCGTTGCCTCCACGCtccaatcccctccacggggagagccacacaccgTGCTTGATCCCCTCCTCagggagagccacacaggaGGCCACAGCCGGACTGCCGACTGCAccatgttgtgtacgctttgtgactgacatgtatttctgactagactggtTTATATACAATTGACTAGAATACATTAACATTggaagagcatgagcaacatgttcatcaccgggatatcatAGCAACCTCCCTTGACAATTGAGACAAGGCCTCCATGAGAGAGGTCATCATTGACGAGACCTCAATTGACGGTGAAACACCTTCTGTTGACTTCGTCATTCTGGGGTTGGACACAGGCATGTTTTCTCCAACTGTctatatatttttctttgaaattcctCACTTACAATCGTgcgtcaatttgaaatcttgagcaCAGTTCTTTCGACttatggaagttttgaattgctcccggCAAAAGAAAAACGTGTTGAATCTGGGCGAACTATTCAGCAATCAACCCTAACACAAGAGCAATAACGAAGAACTACGAAAATCTATGGCACAAGCCTTCCATTGGCTTTCATAAAATGTGCAACTCAAGGCACAAAACCAACTCTTGAGGAGTCTGAATCAAACAGTATGTGTGCACTCAGAGCACAAAATTCAAGCTTTGAGACTCTGAAATAATCGCACCAAAGAGAAGTACTATGTGCTTCTTTGGCACAAGCCGTTTACTGCCTTTGTAAAATGAATTGGGAACATAAAACCCAAAAAGTGACTTGGTCGTAGATTGGAATATCGGCACTAAAAGTATTGCTATGAATTTTGGCACAAGCCGtcaattggctttcaaaatcaattgggtTAAACAGAACCCAACAAAACGACCAGTTTGCAAATCAGTAATTATTCACGGGAATGGAAGAATTTGGTCGTAGCATCAAAAATAAGTACTAACTGCTTCCTTAGCAAGATttggtttttctcttttcatcaatGGGTCTACGAGCAGCTCGTGGACAAAAATCTCGGCACCAAAAAGCAACTCTATGTTTCTTTGTCGCGAGCCAACAGCTTTCAAAACACTGGGAAAAAATACACCCAAAATAAGTCCTGTTCATTAATCAAAATCCCTGGTGGGAATCAAAATTAgattcccgggtcgcggcaccaaaaagagaactcTATGTAGTTCTTTGACGCGAGCCGTTTAATGGCTTTATCAAGGGGTGTAAACCTTACTGTAAGACTGTGTTGCGGTTAAATAATCAATACGGGAATTACtttcccgggtcgcggcaccaaaaagagactaTGTTTCTTGGTCGCGAGCCGGTTCCTCACTTTACATCAATGAGGGTAAAATTCCACTACAAGACCGGGTCAAGGTATAAAAATCACGGGAATCAAAgattcccgggtcgcggcaccaaaaagagactctatgttccgtccaccagccaggggtgaaaggtcctgacttattgaattcccgtggtgaacggaaacatggaactcctgacccaagcactaggtaaaaataccttgatagctctcaaagatggagagcacctagtacaagggcttaaatttcttagacctatcttaaggcctccggttataaccctaatcagggcatacgagcaatagttcgagcttcctttatcagggcctcaaacaatcattaaatgactaaggatacaaatcgctagctacctctactccccattggtcccagatcaatctcggttgtctggcatacctgggccaatcttcaaggctaactatcttgcaaaatgtggtcactatcctagtctaaatgcgtctatcaaagtcgacctctactctagagtctaactactgatttctgctaaaagagtgatgaactttagatacagttgcatacaaatcacttgctacctctacaccctacgatgccagctcagaagttgcacctgtactcagctccagagacttttcaacacgtgtatgctggctcactgatgtatgctatgcacttccccaggtcctctagactctgcacggcttcctgggtcccgactccaatcgttgcctttcactgtccttattcaaaaatggatcgactcaacctctagcacgtctatcaaaatgttctcgattcCAATACCaacaagagcttcaagatgggagtttctattactttcaatgttcaatggtcacttctcggagaggttcaaaacagacttctctccttgagaaccaaaatgtgactcttgCTCTCCTCAAGCACGAAAATGTCCTCTGATCTCCTCGAGcgccaaaatgtgactcttcttgttgaagactttcccgtaccacgttggtttccgcctcttcctcatggaggctaaacaagttgtcccagggcccttggtggacggcgacggtttcttcaatgtccagggttgacctcctttcgtcaggtcagtgacattggccatcaaggggtcCCTcagattgccgacaatggattaccTCTGCCTCTTTTGtaaggtgtggcatgtgggccacatctgaccaccactgggtctgaacggcaaagggttgacatcgggccggaactacgtcccaacgggatatccaggaaggattggtcgtcatttgccgtccgggggccgacattttggtaacattgatccttgaggatgagattgcttgttcagatcctcttcccccttctcaaaatgatcacgagaatatcgtttttgatgatcgacgatttcctgtttctcctcccttccaacatgtagccgacattcctcacccatggttgtagctgggctgaccagccccttgggtactggagcttttccttggtgataggaacgatgtagagattgattcacactgaatcacaaagctctttgatacaaccggttccagcGACAATTttcatctatgatcaagggctggaggagctacttgtgatggatcacgacgtcttcacgagcattagggtggcatttggtcgacaactgaccaacaaacggactacacaatgggcaatccaacaactttgagattttcccaagataataacatacattatcttcacattttgataaaaaccgttccgggaacaatcattcatcttgtacatcatttatccatgtcatattaggatgatgtactcgattgtggacggaacacttCCTACCTTTGTTTATGTCGATGCCCACCATGACGGGCTATGCGCCATCCTATGTCAAGGGCCAGACCAAACACACCTAAAACAGTGGCTGTTGCATCCAGGGCCACCAGGGATGTTGAAAAGCGATATCCTCAGCTAGATCTCAAGGCACTAGCAGTAGACTATGGCCTCCAGGAGATGCGAATTTACCTGGCCGGCAACCCTGATGTGACTGTGGCGACCGACCACAAGCCACTTCTGCCCATATTTCGAGGCACGAGGCCTGGATTGGTCCAATCCGATCGAATCATCTTTTCTGAGTTGACAATCTTGGCCGGGGGTAACGTCATTCGTGGGGAGCGGCCGATCTTACCCTGTGAACTTCAATCCAAGGCTATCCGAATGGCCCATGGAGTGTCTCAGTTGGGTGCATCATCGGCCAAACGCCGTCTCTGCACCGTGCTGTGGTTCCCAAGGCTGGATCGAGCCATGGACAAGTTTGTGTCCCAATGTGTTACGTGTCAGTTGGTGACCGAGAAACATACCAAAGTCCAACAAAGACACCACCCCACGCCGGCCCTTCCCTGGGAATCTGTTTCGATTGACCTCTTTGGACCCTTGCCTGACCAATCACACATTCTTGTGGCTCAATGCCACCTGTCGCATTATCCAAGTCCAACTTTTGTCCGAACCACATCCGCCAAAGAGACAATCCTGGCCGTAACAGAAATATGCTCCACCTTTGGGTTCCCGCGCACTCAAAGGTCTGACAATGGTCCGGCCTTCAAATCTGATCAGTTCAGACAATTTTGCGACAAGTACGGCATCAATTACATATTCACTGCTCCCTATCACCCATGAGCCAACCCCGCCGAGACCTTCATGAAAGTGTTATAAAAGACCTTCCAATCATGCAGACGGTCCAAATGTGAATTG from Tigriopus californicus strain San Diego chromosome 1, Tcal_SD_v2.1, whole genome shotgun sequence includes the following:
- the LOC131884886 gene encoding uncharacterized protein LOC131884886, which translates into the protein MRHPMSRARPNTPKTVAVASRATRDVEKRYPQLDLKALAVDYGLQEMRIYLAGNPDVTVATDHKPLLPIFRGTRPGLVQSDRIIFSELTILAGGNVIRGERPILPCELQSKAIRMAHGVSQLGASSAKRRLCTVLWFPRLDRAMDKFVSQCVTCQLVTEKHTKVQQRHHPTPALPWESVSIDLFGPLPDQSHILVAQCHLSHYPSPTFVRTTSAKETILAVTEICSTFGFPRTQRSDNGPAFKSDQFRQFCDKTELPVVKGIKSQEMEAVCCGDRTHRRDGVEKFNARWRTHPSTVQPGQWVLLRDHLRPSKLHTTLEPTPHQALNKQGHATFLLRNQTDQDVCIRHEDDMKVIPGPTRNIFVRPKTAKIPVPLWIDQPRREAPSRITISPSPANSPPIPGRPSHSSVSSSSSHLGHLRPDPESQLLLN